A single Lynx canadensis isolate LIC74 chromosome D2, mLynCan4.pri.v2, whole genome shotgun sequence DNA region contains:
- the LOC115527676 gene encoding olfactory receptor 226-like yields the protein MPFGDNRSEVTEFILVGFSGSLGLHVCLVVLFTLAYMLTVTENVVVVAVIRVSPQLHKPMYVFLSNLSFLEVWYVSVTVPKMLLSLAEPQFRHISFTGCMTQLYFFLALACTECTLLGVMAYDRYVAICSPLRYPAIMSPSLCSFLAASSWLSGFTVSLGKVFFISRLGYCGPNVMNHFFCDVSPLLSLACSDVSVAELVDFLLALLILLGPLQLTIFSYAAILGTVLRIPSAAGRRKAFSTCASHLAVVVIFYSASLFIYARPRAIYSFDFNKVVSVVYTVLTPLLNPIIYCLRNQEVKEALRKAVQRVAQALGAPS from the coding sequence ATGCCCTTCGGGGACAATCGCTCGGAGGTGACAGAGTTCATCCTGGTGGGCTTCTCGGGCTCGCTGGGCCTCCACGTGTGCCTGGTGGTGCTGTTCACGCTGGCCTACATGCTGACCGTCACAGAGAATGTGGTCGTCGTCGCCGTGATCCGGGTCAGCCCCCAGCTGCACAAGCCCATGTATGTCTTCCTCAGCAACCTGTCCTTCCTGGAGGTGTGGTACGTCTCCGTCACCGTGCCCAAGATGCTGCTCAGCCTGGCGGAGCCCCAGTTCCGACACATCTCCTTCACGGGCTGCATGACGCAGCTGTATTTCTTCCTGGCGCTGGCCTGCACCGAGTGCACGCTCCTGGGCGTCATGGCCTACGACCGCTACGTGGCCATCTGCAGCCCCCTGCGCTACCCGGCCATCATGAGCCCCAGCCTCTGCAGCTTCCTGGCCGCCAGCTCCTGGCTCTCGGGCTTCACCGTCTCCCTGGGAAAGGTCTTCTTCATCTCGCGCCTGGGCTACTGTGGCCCCAACGTCATGAACCACTTCTTCTGCGACGTGTCCCCCCTGCTGAGCCTCGCGTGCTCCGACGTGTCCGTGGCGGAGCTGGTCGACTTCCTCCTGGCTCTGCTCATCCTGCTGGGGCCGCTGCAGCTCACCATCTTCTCGTACGCCGCCATCCTCGGCACCGTGCTGCGCATCCCGTCCGCCGCCGGCCGGCGcaaggccttctccacctgtgccTCGCACCTGGCCGTGGTGGTCATCTTCTACTCCGCCTCCCTCTTCATCTACGCCCGGCCACGCGCCATCTACTCCTTTGACTTCAACAAGGTGGTGTCCGTGGTCTACACGGTGCTCACGCCCCTGCTCAACCCCATCATCTACTGCCTGCGGAACCAGGAGGTCAAGGAGGCCCTACGCAAGGCAGTGCAGAGGGTGGCCCAGGCTCTGGGTGCCCCGTCCTAG